From Spartinivicinus ruber, the proteins below share one genomic window:
- a CDS encoding substrate-binding periplasmic protein, protein MKLTILIILLSILLSTNILASSSRDQYKDKKYIILLGPVRFLTDSLNEGLGTLFTREIIKRLRKKGYKFELKMYPWARANLEFNTGKADVLFPELIKDDSQEGMTGMPILMTNQAIFTLKTSPKLDFIKDLNNRNVVMIRGIMKPPELQHHKKSLINLIEVDSVEQAYQMLESKRAYGYINWIHKDNYNLPKFHIGKSVLKRFTAYRFQISTEGAKLMESFNFVIAETIKDGTYDRVFEEYKFMNKLMTSNIEHSK, encoded by the coding sequence ATGAAGCTAACTATATTGATAATACTACTATCAATTTTACTTTCAACCAATATACTAGCCTCTTCTAGTCGAGATCAGTATAAAGATAAAAAATATATCATCCTGTTAGGACCAGTAAGGTTTCTTACAGATTCATTAAATGAAGGTTTAGGAACTTTATTTACTAGAGAGATAATAAAAAGATTACGAAAAAAAGGCTACAAATTTGAACTAAAAATGTATCCTTGGGCAAGAGCCAATTTGGAGTTTAATACTGGAAAAGCTGATGTTTTGTTTCCTGAGCTAATTAAAGATGACTCTCAAGAAGGCATGACAGGAATGCCAATCTTAATGACAAACCAGGCTATATTTACTCTAAAAACCAGCCCCAAATTAGACTTTATAAAAGATTTAAATAACAGAAATGTGGTGATGATTCGAGGAATAATGAAACCTCCAGAACTTCAACATCATAAAAAAAGTCTCATTAACCTCATAGAGGTCGATTCAGTAGAACAAGCTTATCAGATGCTAGAAAGTAAACGGGCATACGGATATATCAACTGGATTCATAAAGATAACTATAACTTACCTAAATTTCATATTGGAAAGTCAGTATTAAAACGGTTCACTGCATATCGCTTTCAAATATCAACTGAAGGAGCAAAATTAATGGAGTCTTTTAATTTTGTCATTGCTGAAACAATTAAAGACGGCACTTATGACCGAGTATTTGAAGAATATAAATTCATGAACAAGCTTATGACAAGCAACATTGAGCATAGTAAATGA